A single genomic interval of Eleutherodactylus coqui strain aEleCoq1 chromosome 3, aEleCoq1.hap1, whole genome shotgun sequence harbors:
- the LOC136620550 gene encoding gastrula zinc finger protein XlCGF66.1-like isoform X1 — MLLSPSGSLGSGLSQIKTMVLSINDPPRMEKDRDHMAAQILDLTLEIIYWITGEDYTVVKKLSGECVTPCVAGGQSQTQSPITEPSPHSLIHEQKILEVTHRITELLTGEVPIRCQDVAVYFSMEEWDYLEGHKDLYKDVMMEDHQPLPSPDGSSQRNPPERCHSPLYSQDCPEEEEHVPLYHQESSNVTMSGLDKSISVSVNDDLFSR, encoded by the exons ATGCTCTTGTCCCCTTCAGGTTCCTTAGGCTCAGGACTCTCACAGATAAAGACGATGGTCCTTTCCATcaatgacccaccaaggatggagaaggacagagaccacatggctgcccagatattagacctcaccctggagatcatctactggataactggggag gattacacagtagtgaagaagttgTCTGGTGAGTGTGTGACCCCCTGTGTGGCAGGAGGACAGAGCCAGACCCAGAGCCCCATCACCGAGCCTTCACCTcattcactgatacatgagcagaagatcctagaagttacccacaggatcactgagctgctgaccggagag gttcctataaggtgtcaggacgtcgctgtctatttctccatggaggagtgggactatttagaaggacacaaggatctgtacaaggacgtcatgatggaggatcatCAGCCCCTCCCATCACCGG atggatccagtcagAGAAATCCTCCAGAGAGATGTCACAGTCCTCTATATTCCCAGGATTgtccagaggaagaggaacatgTCCCACTTTATCATCAG GAAAGTTCTAACGTAACAATGAGTGGACTCGATAAATCCATATCGGTGTCGGTGAACG ATGATCTATTCTCAAGAtag
- the LOC136620550 gene encoding gastrula zinc finger protein XlCGF66.1-like isoform X3 yields MLLSPSGSLGSGLSQIKTMVLSINDPPRMEKDRDHMAAQILDLTLEIIYWITGEDYTVVKKLSGECVTPCVAGGQSQTQSPITEPSPHSLIHEQKILEVTHRITELLTGEVPIRCQDVAVYFSMEEWDYLEGHKDLYKDVMMEDHQPLPSPVFLVISYRWIQSEKSSREMSQSSIFPGLSRGRGTCPTLSSGKF; encoded by the exons ATGCTCTTGTCCCCTTCAGGTTCCTTAGGCTCAGGACTCTCACAGATAAAGACGATGGTCCTTTCCATcaatgacccaccaaggatggagaaggacagagaccacatggctgcccagatattagacctcaccctggagatcatctactggataactggggag gattacacagtagtgaagaagttgTCTGGTGAGTGTGTGACCCCCTGTGTGGCAGGAGGACAGAGCCAGACCCAGAGCCCCATCACCGAGCCTTCACCTcattcactgatacatgagcagaagatcctagaagttacccacaggatcactgagctgctgaccggagag gttcctataaggtgtcaggacgtcgctgtctatttctccatggaggagtgggactatttagaaggacacaaggatctgtacaaggacgtcatgatggaggatcatCAGCCCCTCCCATCACCGG TGTTTCTGgttatttcctatagatggatccagtcagAGAAATCCTCCAGAGAGATGTCACAGTCCTCTATATTCCCAGGATTgtccagaggaagaggaacatgTCCCACTTTATCATCAG GAAAGTTCTAA
- the LOC136620550 gene encoding gastrula zinc finger protein XlCGF66.1-like isoform X2: MLLSPSGSLGSGLSQIKTMVLSINDPPRMEKDRDHMAAQILDLTLEIIYWITGEDYTVVKKLSGECVTPCVAGGQSQTQSPITEPSPHSLIHEQKILEVTHRITELLTGEVPIRCQDVAVYFSMEEWDYLEGHKDLYKDVMMEDHQPLPSPDGSSQRNPPERCHSPLYSQDCPEEEEHVPLYHQVKTGVEATMDTSYL; encoded by the exons ATGCTCTTGTCCCCTTCAGGTTCCTTAGGCTCAGGACTCTCACAGATAAAGACGATGGTCCTTTCCATcaatgacccaccaaggatggagaaggacagagaccacatggctgcccagatattagacctcaccctggagatcatctactggataactggggag gattacacagtagtgaagaagttgTCTGGTGAGTGTGTGACCCCCTGTGTGGCAGGAGGACAGAGCCAGACCCAGAGCCCCATCACCGAGCCTTCACCTcattcactgatacatgagcagaagatcctagaagttacccacaggatcactgagctgctgaccggagag gttcctataaggtgtcaggacgtcgctgtctatttctccatggaggagtgggactatttagaaggacacaaggatctgtacaaggacgtcatgatggaggatcatCAGCCCCTCCCATCACCGG atggatccagtcagAGAAATCCTCCAGAGAGATGTCACAGTCCTCTATATTCCCAGGATTgtccagaggaagaggaacatgTCCCACTTTATCATCAG